One genomic window of Candidatus Rokuibacteriota bacterium includes the following:
- a CDS encoding glycoside hydrolase family 3, which produces MPLCAFRAAALVALLLGGCAALGDTAGARQPRPPLPVAEVLLVGFSGTQVPGNEELRSLVCDVKVGGLILFERDVATRAPRNIESPEQLARLTGDLQALARSCAGRPLLIAADAEGGLVMRLSARVGYLATPSHQELGESGDVARTQLEARRLGARLRDAGINWNLAPVVDVAVNPANPAVVTLGRTFGSDPEQVTAQARAYIAGMHEAGILTALKHFPGHGSSRVDSHLGFTDVTDTADPDVELAPYRRLIEEGLADSVMPGHVFNRRLDPWYPASLSRATVTRLLRGRLGYKGVVVSDDLLMAAIAQQYGLEESALLALRAGVDILLISQNSVTHEPRAAARVVAAIERALAEWRLSGRAVRAALKRVSALRARITP; this is translated from the coding sequence ATGCCCCTGTGCGCCTTCCGCGCCGCAGCGCTCGTCGCGCTGCTGCTGGGAGGCTGTGCCGCGCTGGGCGACACGGCGGGGGCGCGCCAGCCCCGACCGCCGCTTCCCGTCGCCGAGGTCCTCCTCGTGGGCTTCTCCGGAACGCAGGTCCCAGGCAACGAGGAGCTGCGGTCGCTGGTCTGCGACGTGAAGGTCGGCGGCCTGATCCTCTTCGAGCGCGACGTGGCCACGCGCGCGCCGCGGAACATCGAGAGCCCCGAGCAGCTGGCCCGGCTCACGGGCGACCTGCAGGCGCTCGCCAGAAGCTGCGCCGGGCGGCCGCTCCTCATCGCAGCGGATGCCGAGGGCGGGCTCGTCATGCGCCTCTCGGCGCGGGTCGGCTACCTGGCCACTCCCTCGCATCAGGAGCTGGGGGAGAGCGGGGACGTGGCCCGGACCCAGCTCGAGGCGCGGCGGCTGGGCGCGAGGCTGAGGGACGCCGGGATCAACTGGAACCTGGCCCCGGTGGTGGATGTGGCGGTGAATCCCGCCAACCCGGCCGTGGTAACGCTGGGCCGCACCTTCGGCAGCGATCCCGAGCAGGTCACAGCGCAGGCCCGCGCCTACATCGCCGGCATGCACGAGGCGGGGATCCTCACGGCGCTCAAGCACTTCCCCGGGCACGGGTCGAGCCGCGTGGACTCCCACCTCGGCTTCACCGACGTGACGGACACGGCCGATCCGGACGTGGAGCTGGCGCCCTACCGGAGGCTCATCGAGGAGGGCCTCGCCGACAGTGTCATGCCGGGCCACGTCTTCAACCGCCGCCTGGACCCGTGGTACCCGGCCTCGCTGTCGCGCGCCACGGTCACTCGGCTCCTGCGCGGCCGGCTGGGCTACAAGGGCGTGGTGGTCTCCGACGACCTGCTCATGGCCGCCATCGCCCAGCAGTACGGCCTCGAGGAGTCGGCGCTCCTGGCACTCCGCGCCGGGGTGGACATCCTCCTGATCTCCCAGAACAGCGTCACGCACGAGCCCCGCGCGGCCGCGCGCGTGGTGGCCGCCATCGAGCGGGCGCTCGCCGAGTGGCGCCTCTCCGGCCGCGCGGTGCGTGCGGCCCTCAAGCGCGTGAGCGCGCTCCGCGCCCGCATCACCCCGTAA
- a CDS encoding type II toxin-antitoxin system VapC family toxin has translation MNVVDSSAWLEYFANGPGAGFFAPAIEDSARLVVPTICLLEVFKRVLQQKGEGAALQAVALMQQGQVQTMDSGIAIRAARLGVAHKLPLADSVVLAVARQHEALLWTQDADFEGLDNVRYLPKGRAR, from the coding sequence GTGAACGTCGTCGACTCCTCGGCCTGGCTCGAGTACTTCGCCAATGGCCCCGGCGCCGGCTTCTTCGCGCCCGCCATCGAGGACTCGGCCCGACTCGTCGTTCCGACGATCTGTCTGCTGGAGGTCTTCAAGCGGGTTCTGCAGCAGAAGGGGGAGGGGGCCGCGCTGCAGGCTGTCGCGCTCATGCAGCAGGGACAGGTCCAGACGATGGATTCCGGTATCGCGATCAGAGCGGCCCGGCTCGGTGTGGCCCACAAGCTGCCCCTGGCCGACAGCGTGGTGCTGGCCGTCGCGCGTCAGCACGAAGCGCTACTGTGGACGCAGGACGCCGACTTCGAGGGGCTCGACAACGTGCGCTACCTGCCCAAGGGGCGCGCCCGCTGA
- a CDS encoding substrate-binding domain-containing protein — protein sequence MVGAGLLGLGLLWPGSAQAQGPIKIGLVQGISGPFEVYAKQVITGFKLGLEHATGGKLELLGRKIELLIEDDQLKPDVAKQKVTKLYADDKVDLVVGTTSSAAALAVLPVAAEFKKVLIVEPAVADSITGEHWNRYIFRTGRNSGQDAIANALAVAKPGVSIATIAQDYAFGKDGVAAYKAAVEKLGAKVVHEEYAPIQATDFTASIQKIIGALKDKPGAKYVFVIWAGKGGPFPQLVANRLDKYGITLASGSNVLDVLKAMKAMGLEGMVGGAYYYHELPKNPMNDWLVKEHQTRFKQPPDFFTCGGFAAAMAAVTAIRKAGGTDTEKLIAAMEGMEFNTPKGKMIFRKEDHQALQSMYAFKFVSKPDVPWLVPSLLKELSPQETAPPILNKR from the coding sequence ATGGTCGGCGCAGGGTTGCTAGGTCTGGGGCTCCTCTGGCCGGGCTCGGCCCAGGCGCAGGGGCCCATCAAGATCGGCCTGGTCCAGGGGATCAGCGGCCCCTTCGAGGTGTACGCCAAGCAGGTCATCACCGGCTTCAAGCTGGGCCTCGAGCATGCGACGGGCGGCAAGCTGGAGCTCCTGGGGCGCAAGATCGAGCTCCTCATCGAGGACGACCAGCTCAAGCCCGACGTGGCCAAGCAGAAGGTGACCAAGCTGTACGCCGACGACAAGGTGGACCTCGTGGTGGGGACGACCAGCAGCGCCGCGGCGCTGGCCGTGCTCCCGGTGGCGGCGGAGTTCAAGAAGGTGCTGATCGTCGAGCCCGCCGTGGCCGACAGCATCACCGGCGAGCACTGGAACCGCTACATCTTCCGCACCGGCCGCAACTCCGGGCAGGACGCCATCGCCAACGCGCTGGCCGTGGCCAAGCCGGGCGTGTCCATCGCCACCATCGCCCAGGACTACGCCTTCGGGAAGGACGGCGTGGCCGCCTACAAGGCCGCGGTGGAGAAGCTCGGCGCCAAGGTCGTCCACGAGGAGTACGCGCCCATCCAGGCCACCGACTTCACGGCGTCCATCCAGAAGATCATCGGGGCACTCAAGGACAAGCCGGGGGCCAAGTACGTGTTCGTGATCTGGGCGGGCAAGGGGGGCCCCTTCCCGCAGCTCGTCGCCAACCGCCTGGACAAGTACGGGATCACGCTGGCGAGCGGCAGCAACGTGCTGGACGTGCTCAAGGCCATGAAGGCCATGGGGCTCGAGGGCATGGTGGGTGGCGCATACTACTACCACGAGCTGCCGAAGAACCCGATGAACGACTGGCTGGTCAAGGAGCATCAGACGCGCTTCAAGCAGCCGCCCGACTTCTTCACCTGTGGCGGCTTCGCGGCGGCCATGGCGGCGGTGACGGCCATCCGGAAGGCGGGCGGCACGGACACGGAGAAGCTCATCGCGGCCATGGAGGGCATGGAGTTCAACACCCCCAAGGGAAAGATGATCTTCCGCAAGGAGGACCACCAGGCCCTGCAGTCGATGTACGCCTTCAAGTTCGTCTCGAAGCCGGACGTGCCCTGGCTCGTGCCGAGCCTGCTCAAGGAGCTGTCCCCCCAGGAGACGGCGCCCCCAATCCTCAACAAGCGGTAG
- the rbsK gene encoding ribokinase: MPGAAVPRVCVIGSANVDHALALPRLPRPGETVSGGTLLTNLGGKGANQAVAARKLGAEVRMLGAVGEDTAGAEIRARLEALGIDASGLVALAGAATGTALIFVDAEGRNEIGVAPGANRGLTVEMLEPHASAIPWADVVVCQLETPLSVVRWALAEAHRHGVRSILNPAPVCALPDDLLGLVAYLTPNEGEAAALAGAPVTDLESARGAGRRLLERGAATVIVTLGGDGALVCQRDRAVHFPAFPVTVVDTTAAGDAFTGALATGLAAGGTLEEAVPLAGAAAALTCTRRGAQDSLPERAEVERFLRALRAGEGA, translated from the coding sequence ATTCCAGGAGCGGCTGTGCCGCGCGTCTGTGTGATCGGCTCGGCGAATGTGGACCACGCCCTGGCGCTGCCGCGGCTGCCCCGGCCGGGCGAGACCGTGTCGGGGGGGACGCTCCTCACCAATCTGGGGGGCAAGGGGGCGAACCAGGCGGTGGCCGCGCGCAAGCTCGGGGCCGAGGTGCGGATGCTGGGGGCTGTCGGCGAGGACACAGCCGGCGCGGAGATCCGCGCACGGCTCGAGGCGCTCGGGATCGACGCGAGCGGTCTCGTTGCGCTCGCCGGCGCGGCCACCGGCACCGCGCTGATCTTCGTGGACGCCGAGGGGCGCAATGAGATCGGCGTGGCGCCGGGGGCCAACCGCGGGCTGACCGTGGAGATGCTCGAGCCCCACGCCTCGGCGATCCCGTGGGCCGATGTCGTCGTCTGCCAGCTCGAGACGCCGCTGTCCGTGGTCCGCTGGGCGCTCGCGGAGGCGCATCGCCACGGCGTGCGGTCCATCCTCAACCCGGCGCCGGTGTGCGCGCTGCCGGACGATCTCCTCGGGCTGGTCGCCTACCTGACCCCGAACGAGGGGGAGGCCGCGGCCCTGGCCGGCGCGCCCGTGACGGACCTCGAGTCGGCGCGTGGCGCCGGCCGGCGGCTCCTGGAACGCGGCGCTGCCACGGTGATCGTGACGCTCGGCGGAGACGGGGCGCTGGTCTGCCAGCGCGACCGGGCCGTGCACTTCCCCGCGTTCCCGGTCACGGTGGTGGACACGACGGCGGCCGGCGACGCCTTCACCGGGGCGCTGGCCACGGGGCTGGCCGCGGGCGGCACGCTGGAGGAGGCGGTGCCGCTGGCGGGGGCCGCAGCGGCGCTGACCTGCACGCGGCGCGGGGCCCAGGACTCGCTGCCCGAGCGGGCGGAGGTGGAGCGCTTCCTGCGCGCGCTCCGCGCCGGCGAGGGGGCCTGA
- a CDS encoding ABC transporter ATP-binding protein, with translation MVIPRAERGGEPPVISTRDLTIRFGGHVAVDHVTLSIRPRALTSIIGPNGAGKTTFFNLLSGQYRPTEGRVYFKGRDVTGLRASARTALGIGRSFQLTNIFATLSVLENVRLAAQARARLRFNVWRHYRSFPELEDRAYAILQTVLLESKWRAPASELAHGEKRKLEMAILLALEPEVLLLDEPTAGMSLEEVPAIIGLIERIKERRDRTVLLVEHKIDMVMALSDSIAVLKDGRLIAEGPPEAVSADPAVQAAYFGGGGAGG, from the coding sequence ATGGTGATCCCCCGAGCGGAGCGAGGCGGCGAGCCGCCGGTCATCTCGACGCGGGATCTCACCATCCGCTTCGGCGGCCACGTGGCGGTGGATCACGTGACGCTGTCGATCAGGCCTCGCGCGCTCACGTCCATCATCGGCCCCAATGGCGCCGGCAAGACCACCTTCTTCAACCTCCTCAGCGGCCAGTACCGCCCCACCGAGGGGCGCGTGTACTTCAAGGGCCGGGACGTGACCGGCCTTCGCGCCTCGGCCCGGACCGCGCTCGGGATCGGGCGCTCCTTCCAGCTCACCAACATCTTCGCCACGCTGTCCGTGCTGGAGAACGTGCGGCTGGCCGCGCAGGCCCGGGCGCGCCTCCGCTTCAACGTGTGGCGCCACTACCGGAGCTTCCCGGAGCTGGAGGACCGGGCCTACGCCATCCTCCAGACGGTGCTGCTGGAGTCCAAGTGGCGGGCGCCGGCCTCGGAGCTGGCCCATGGCGAGAAGCGGAAGCTCGAGATGGCCATCCTGCTCGCGCTGGAGCCCGAGGTGCTGCTGCTCGACGAGCCCACGGCCGGCATGTCGCTCGAGGAGGTGCCCGCCATCATCGGCCTCATCGAGCGGATCAAGGAGCGGCGCGACCGCACCGTCCTCCTGGTGGAGCACAAGATCGACATGGTGATGGCGCTGTCGGACTCCATCGCCGTCCTCAAGGACGGCCGGCTCATCGCCGAGGGTCCCCCGGAGGCCGTGAGCGCCGACCCGGCCGTCCAGGCCGCGTACTTCGGCGGCGGGGGGGCCGGTGGCTGA
- a CDS encoding ABC transporter ATP-binding protein, with the protein MARVGAEPILALDDIHTFIGQHHILQGVSLRIRPDACTVLLGRNGAGKTTTLRTIVGLLHPSRGAIRYAGREIHRLPPYEIVRLGVGYVPEGQGIFAGLSVDENLRVATLSDGPQSRDRLEQIFALFPDLQRFRRAPAGTLSGGQKQMLSIARAFVNPNRLLLVDEPSKGLAPIIVEHLVEALRAVKEHATVLLVEQNFAMARALGDWFYLIDDGRTVHSGAMAALVEDAALKKKYLGI; encoded by the coding sequence GTGGCCCGTGTCGGGGCCGAGCCCATCCTGGCGCTGGACGACATCCACACCTTCATCGGCCAGCACCACATCCTGCAGGGCGTCTCGCTCCGGATCCGTCCCGACGCCTGCACGGTGCTCCTGGGGCGGAACGGGGCAGGCAAGACCACCACCCTGCGCACCATCGTGGGGCTGCTCCACCCCTCCCGCGGCGCCATCCGCTACGCCGGGCGGGAGATCCACCGCCTGCCGCCCTACGAGATCGTCCGGCTCGGCGTGGGCTATGTGCCGGAAGGGCAGGGGATCTTCGCGGGCCTGAGCGTGGACGAGAACCTGCGCGTGGCGACGCTGTCCGACGGACCCCAGAGCCGGGACCGCCTCGAGCAGATCTTCGCGCTCTTCCCGGACCTCCAGCGCTTCCGGCGGGCGCCTGCGGGCACGCTGAGCGGCGGTCAGAAGCAGATGCTCTCCATCGCGCGGGCGTTCGTGAACCCGAACCGGCTCCTGCTCGTCGACGAGCCGTCGAAGGGGCTGGCGCCCATCATCGTCGAGCACCTGGTGGAGGCGCTCCGGGCCGTGAAGGAGCACGCCACGGTGCTGCTCGTGGAGCAGAACTTCGCCATGGCGCGGGCGCTGGGGGACTGGTTCTACCTGATCGACGACGGCCGGACGGTGCACTCGGGAGCCATGGCGGCGCTGGTCGAGGACGCCGCGCTGAAGAAGAAGTACCTCGGCATATGA
- a CDS encoding branched-chain amino acid ABC transporter permease, with the protein MRGVAPGLATGALLLVPLAFIEPRTYATLTVGGLAMGMLIFLVASGLTLIFGLMDVLNFAHGALFSWGAYVGFSVVLALDGRWGWAASPSLPLNLLLLLLAILAAMLVAVGLGVILERVIVRPVYGKHMFQILITLGATIVLEELIRIVWGPNDQVMPLPGAFQGSWDVADVIVLRFPVVAIVLGALVYVAMLLVLTRTKVGLIVRAGVESGEMIQVMGYNIYRYFTGIFAAGSALAALGGLMWAMFGQSVRSTMGAEQLIFAFIVVIFGGLGSVTGSLVGALLVGLSYNY; encoded by the coding sequence ATGAGGGGTGTTGCGCCGGGGCTCGCCACCGGGGCCCTCCTGCTCGTGCCGCTGGCCTTCATCGAGCCCCGCACCTACGCGACCCTGACCGTCGGCGGGCTGGCCATGGGCATGCTGATCTTCCTGGTGGCCTCCGGGCTCACGCTCATCTTCGGGCTCATGGACGTGCTCAACTTCGCCCACGGCGCGCTCTTCTCCTGGGGCGCCTACGTGGGCTTCAGCGTGGTGCTGGCGCTCGACGGGCGCTGGGGGTGGGCCGCCTCTCCGTCGCTTCCGCTCAACCTCCTCCTGCTGCTCCTGGCCATCCTCGCGGCCATGCTGGTGGCCGTCGGCCTCGGCGTGATCCTGGAGCGCGTGATCGTGAGGCCGGTGTACGGCAAGCACATGTTCCAGATCCTGATCACGCTCGGGGCCACCATCGTCCTCGAGGAGCTGATCCGCATCGTCTGGGGGCCCAACGACCAGGTGATGCCGCTGCCCGGAGCCTTCCAGGGCTCCTGGGACGTGGCGGACGTGATCGTCCTGCGCTTCCCGGTGGTGGCCATCGTGCTCGGCGCCCTCGTCTACGTGGCGATGCTGCTCGTGCTCACCCGGACCAAGGTCGGGCTCATCGTCCGGGCCGGGGTCGAGAGCGGCGAGATGATCCAGGTGATGGGCTACAACATCTACCGCTACTTCACGGGCATCTTCGCCGCCGGCTCGGCGCTGGCGGCCCTCGGCGGTCTCATGTGGGCGATGTTCGGCCAGTCGGTGCGCTCGACCATGGGCGCCGAGCAGCTCATCTTCGCCTTCATCGTCGTGATCTTCGGCGGCCTCGGCAGCGTCACGGGCTCCCTCGTGGGCGCCCTCCTGGTGGGGCTCTCGTACAACTACG
- a CDS encoding AbrB/MazE/SpoVT family DNA-binding domain-containing protein → MDTVTISPKFQVVIPRGIRKSLGLVPGQKVQALVYEDRIELIPLRPIRRMRGFLRGIDTTVPRERDRV, encoded by the coding sequence ATGGACACGGTGACGATATCGCCGAAGTTCCAAGTCGTGATCCCCCGGGGCATCCGCAAGTCCCTGGGGCTCGTGCCGGGGCAGAAGGTGCAGGCGCTCGTCTACGAGGACCGCATCGAGCTGATCCCGCTCCGGCCCATCCGGAGGATGAGGGGATTCCTCCGGGGCATCGACACGACCGTGCCGCGCGAGAGAGACCGGGTGTGA
- a CDS encoding patatin-like phospholipase family protein: protein MLREWLARLPGRRAPAKRALVLAGGGVIGGMYEVGALAALDEDLPEFRANDFDLYVGSSAGSVVAALMANGVPPLTLYRILEDGRDDPLNFQRSSVFHKGAFAGAARNFAQLIWAVGKNLVRGFGLDWPDLLARSQDSMPDGFFSVRQLEEFMRRTFSLKGLSNDFRRCPRTLMIPAMDLDRAERVVFGVGRRAETPISEAIAASSAIPGFFAPFTVGGRDYVDGDVGHTGHTDLAVDAGARLVLVVNPLVPLRALGDEPPPLRKHGFYGILEQVGRINSQNLLELGLRELALRRPDVEIHLLQPPPGDSPLFGPSMGFEASRLALQFGYSSTKQWLAGPGAGFGRRLASVWRGVFHLDALRNS from the coding sequence GTGCTGAGGGAATGGCTGGCCCGCCTGCCGGGGCGCCGCGCTCCCGCCAAGCGGGCGCTGGTGCTGGCGGGGGGCGGCGTCATCGGCGGCATGTACGAGGTGGGCGCGCTGGCCGCGCTGGACGAGGACCTCCCGGAGTTCCGCGCCAACGACTTCGACCTCTACGTGGGGTCGAGCGCCGGCTCGGTCGTCGCCGCGCTCATGGCCAACGGGGTGCCGCCGCTCACGCTCTACCGGATCCTCGAGGACGGGCGCGACGACCCGCTGAACTTCCAGCGGAGCTCGGTCTTCCACAAGGGGGCCTTCGCCGGGGCCGCCCGCAACTTCGCCCAGCTCATCTGGGCGGTGGGCAAGAATCTGGTGAGGGGGTTCGGCCTCGACTGGCCGGACCTGCTCGCGCGCAGCCAGGACAGCATGCCCGACGGGTTCTTCTCGGTGAGGCAGCTCGAGGAGTTCATGCGGCGCACCTTCTCGCTCAAGGGGCTGTCGAACGATTTCCGCAGGTGTCCGCGGACGCTCATGATCCCCGCGATGGACCTCGATCGGGCGGAGCGGGTGGTCTTCGGCGTGGGTCGGCGCGCGGAGACGCCGATCTCGGAGGCCATCGCGGCGTCCTCGGCCATTCCCGGCTTCTTCGCTCCCTTCACGGTGGGCGGGCGCGACTACGTGGATGGCGACGTGGGGCACACGGGGCACACCGATCTCGCCGTCGACGCCGGCGCCAGGCTCGTCCTGGTGGTGAATCCGCTGGTGCCCCTCCGGGCCCTGGGTGACGAGCCGCCGCCGCTCCGGAAGCACGGGTTCTACGGCATCCTCGAGCAGGTGGGACGCATCAACAGCCAGAATCTCCTGGAGCTGGGGCTGCGCGAGCTGGCCCTGCGCCGGCCGGACGTGGAGATCCATCTGCTCCAGCCGCCGCCGGGCGACTCCCCTCTCTTCGGCCCCTCCATGGGCTTCGAGGCGAGCCGGCTCGCGCTGCAGTTCGGTTATAGCTCGACGAAGCAGTGGCTGGCGGGCCCGGGAGCGGGCTTCGGCCGCCGGCTGGCCTCGGTCTGGCGAGGCGTGTTTCACCTTGACGCGCTGCGTAACTCCTGA
- a CDS encoding MFS transporter — protein sequence MARHDRAAPGHIYYGWWVAGAFALITFLSTGVRFTVGPFLKPVAADLGVDRGTFSLVVSLSLFLYGAFMPVVGRLVDRFGARLVCSAGGVLVGGSLALTGMMTSYWQFVLFYGVLVALGLAATGHVVASATLARWFVKRRGTAVSVLSAASMAGMSFLVPIVMWCILTFGWRASYLIMGVAAVVVTLPLSLWLLRDDPSDLGLHPDGLVPEPAVEGVIPALERTTVAAALQVPSFWQLAGGLFNCGFSMSLLSAHGVPMLTDHGFHAMTASSAIGFLGLTSIGGGMALGVISDRYGRKPVLAAVYLLRAGAFSLLFLVQDPVTLMIVAAIGGLGLSGSLAMSSALTADIFGRFSVGSIFGLIFLSHQVGAALGSWLAGFLFDLTGGYGAAFGSACALLLVGAGLAATIQEGRRPAPMPRAQPVAGGQ from the coding sequence ATGGCACGCCATGACCGGGCGGCCCCCGGGCACATCTATTACGGCTGGTGGGTCGCCGGGGCCTTCGCTCTCATCACCTTCCTCTCCACCGGCGTCCGCTTCACCGTGGGCCCCTTCCTCAAGCCCGTGGCCGCTGATCTCGGGGTGGACCGCGGGACCTTCTCGCTCGTCGTCTCCCTCTCGCTCTTCCTCTACGGCGCCTTCATGCCCGTGGTGGGCCGCCTGGTGGACCGCTTCGGCGCCCGCCTCGTCTGCTCCGCGGGCGGTGTCCTGGTGGGCGGCTCCCTCGCGCTCACGGGGATGATGACCTCCTACTGGCAGTTCGTCCTGTTCTACGGCGTGCTGGTGGCGCTGGGGCTGGCGGCCACCGGACACGTCGTCGCCTCGGCGACCCTCGCGCGCTGGTTCGTCAAGCGGCGGGGGACGGCGGTGAGCGTGCTCTCGGCCGCCTCGATGGCCGGCATGTCCTTCCTCGTGCCGATCGTCATGTGGTGCATCCTCACGTTCGGCTGGCGCGCCAGCTACCTGATCATGGGCGTCGCGGCGGTCGTCGTCACGCTGCCGCTGTCGCTCTGGCTCCTGCGCGACGACCCGAGCGACCTGGGTCTCCACCCCGATGGCCTGGTGCCCGAGCCGGCGGTCGAGGGGGTGATCCCGGCGCTCGAGCGGACCACGGTGGCGGCCGCGCTCCAGGTGCCCTCCTTCTGGCAGCTCGCGGGCGGGCTCTTCAACTGCGGCTTCTCCATGAGCCTGCTCTCCGCCCACGGCGTGCCCATGCTGACGGACCACGGCTTCCACGCCATGACGGCCTCCTCCGCCATCGGCTTCCTCGGCCTGACGAGCATCGGCGGCGGCATGGCGCTGGGAGTCATCTCGGATCGCTACGGGCGGAAACCAGTCCTGGCCGCCGTGTATCTCCTCCGGGCCGGGGCCTTCAGCCTGCTCTTTCTCGTTCAGGATCCGGTGACGCTCATGATCGTGGCGGCCATCGGCGGACTGGGCCTGTCGGGGAGCCTCGCCATGTCGTCGGCGTTGACGGCGGACATCTTCGGGCGCTTCTCCGTGGGCTCCATCTTCGGGCTGATCTTTCTCTCTCACCAGGTGGGTGCGGCGCTGGGCTCCTGGCTGGCGGGCTTCCTCTTCGACCTGACCGGGGGCTACGGCGCCGCGTTCGGATCGGCGTGCGCGCTCCTCCTGGTGGGGGCGGGACTGGCCGCGACCATCCAGGAGGGCCGGCGGCCCGCGCCGATGCCCCGGGCCCAGCCGGTGGCTGGAGGGCAGTAG
- a CDS encoding ketoacyl-ACP synthase III: MKIARIIATGMAVPECVVDNALLSRCMDTSDEWITQRTGIRERRMSPDTYRMLLRLAEAPDKTAFMRDVRDHGLDGSIDSTLMVSDLALEASRMALKHAGLRAEDLDCIIDSSTLPDFAYPHTGCVLQGKLGLTTTPVFNLQQGCAGFIYGLAMGDQFIRGGMFDRVLVVGAELLSSMFDYTDIGRDMAVLFADGAGAAVLQAEEAPATGTRRGLLSHHLHSDGSHLDALAGELWGSSTFPPVSKKKIEDGRSLPRMNGRTVFVQAVRRFREVVRECLEANALQASDVDLFIFHQANMRIIEAVAETFKIPRERAYNNLERYGNTAAASVPICLHEALTQGRIKDGDLILLAAFGTGFSWGATLIRW; encoded by the coding sequence ATGAAGATCGCGCGGATCATCGCAACGGGCATGGCGGTGCCGGAGTGCGTCGTGGACAATGCGCTGCTCTCCCGGTGCATGGACACCAGCGACGAGTGGATCACCCAGCGCACGGGCATCCGGGAGCGCCGGATGTCTCCGGACACCTACCGGATGCTGCTCCGGCTCGCGGAGGCCCCCGACAAGACCGCCTTCATGCGCGACGTGCGCGACCACGGGCTCGACGGCAGCATCGATTCCACGCTCATGGTCTCGGACCTGGCCCTGGAGGCCTCGCGCATGGCGCTCAAGCACGCGGGGCTCAGGGCCGAGGATCTGGACTGCATCATCGACTCCTCCACCCTTCCCGACTTCGCCTACCCCCACACGGGCTGCGTGCTCCAGGGCAAGCTGGGGCTGACGACCACGCCGGTCTTCAACCTGCAGCAGGGCTGCGCGGGGTTCATCTACGGTCTCGCCATGGGCGACCAGTTCATCCGGGGCGGCATGTTCGACCGGGTGCTCGTGGTGGGGGCCGAGCTGCTCTCCTCGATGTTCGACTACACCGACATCGGGCGCGACATGGCCGTGCTCTTCGCCGACGGGGCGGGTGCGGCGGTGCTCCAGGCCGAGGAGGCCCCGGCCACCGGGACGCGCCGGGGCCTCCTGTCCCATCATCTCCATTCCGACGGGTCCCACCTCGACGCGCTGGCAGGGGAGCTGTGGGGCTCCTCGACCTTCCCGCCGGTCTCGAAGAAGAAGATCGAGGACGGGCGCTCGCTCCCGCGCATGAACGGGCGGACCGTCTTCGTCCAGGCCGTGCGCCGCTTTCGCGAGGTGGTGCGGGAGTGCCTGGAGGCCAATGCGCTCCAGGCGTCGGATGTGGACCTGTTCATCTTCCACCAGGCGAACATGCGGATCATCGAGGCCGTGGCGGAGACCTTCAAGATTCCCCGCGAGCGCGCGTACAACAACCTCGAGCGCTACGGCAACACGGCCGCCGCGTCGGTCCCCATTTGCCTCCACGAGGCGTTGACGCAGGGCCGGATCAAGGACGGAGACCTGATCCTGCTGGCCGCCTTCGGGACCGGCTTCTCCTGGGGAGCGACCCTCATCCGCTGGTGA
- a CDS encoding alpha/beta hydrolase gives MTRVAVDGLSLAAHEWPGRGPALVCVHGLTANHTCWASMADALAPDHRLIAYDLRGRGESDKPESGYSLEHHCADLLGLLDRFELKKAVIMGHSLGAHIGVRFAARHPGRVSRLVLVDGGLDVRAEVLDSLAPAINRLGMEFPSLETFLGLLRSFPMFEGRWNDYLERYFRYDVETLPSGAVRSKVAKHAIEEELRNLQRERLWVLHHQVKCPTLIFRAPDGLLTPTDCLMTQEEGRAMAAGIPRSKLVVVPHTNHYTVLLGKNPRVRTALRAFLKGR, from the coding sequence ATGACCCGCGTCGCCGTCGACGGTCTCTCGCTGGCCGCGCACGAGTGGCCGGGCCGGGGCCCGGCGCTGGTGTGCGTGCACGGCCTCACGGCCAATCACACCTGCTGGGCGAGCATGGCCGATGCGCTCGCTCCCGACCACCGGCTCATCGCCTATGATCTCCGCGGGCGCGGGGAGAGCGACAAGCCGGAGTCGGGCTACAGCCTCGAGCATCACTGCGCGGATCTCCTCGGCCTGCTCGACCGCTTCGAGCTCAAGAAGGCCGTGATCATGGGGCATTCCCTGGGCGCCCATATCGGCGTCCGCTTCGCGGCGCGCCACCCGGGCCGCGTCTCCAGGCTCGTCCTGGTGGATGGCGGGCTCGACGTCCGGGCGGAGGTGCTCGACTCCCTGGCGCCGGCCATCAACCGGCTGGGGATGGAGTTCCCGTCTCTCGAGACGTTCCTCGGGCTGCTCCGGAGCTTCCCGATGTTCGAGGGCCGCTGGAACGATTACCTGGAGCGCTACTTCCGCTACGATGTGGAGACGCTCCCGTCGGGCGCCGTCCGCTCGAAGGTCGCCAAGCACGCCATCGAGGAGGAGCTGCGCAATCTCCAGCGGGAGCGCCTCTGGGTGCTCCACCACCAGGTGAAGTGCCCCACCCTGATCTTCCGCGCCCCCGACGGGCTCCTGACGCCCACCGACTGCCTCATGACGCAGGAGGAGGGGCGGGCCATGGCCGCGGGGATCCCGCGGTCGAAGCTGGTGGTGGTGCCGCACACCAACCACTACACGGTGCTGCTGGGGAAGAACCCCCGCGTCAGGACCGCGCTCCGCGCCTTCCTGAAGGGGAGATAG